A DNA window from Camelina sativa cultivar DH55 chromosome 17, Cs, whole genome shotgun sequence contains the following coding sequences:
- the LOC104759206 gene encoding LOW QUALITY PROTEIN: defensin-like protein 287 (The sequence of the model RefSeq protein was modified relative to this genomic sequence to represent the inferred CDS: substituted 1 base at 1 genomic stop codon), translated as MNNLGVIMAMLLAVLVLTATEIXFLYLSESSEIAKGDDVTISFRCKTNTQCLTNIACEACVDCRCDKGLCRCHSFGGETTSPTA; from the exons ATGAACAATCTTGGCGTAATTATGGCTATGTTATTGGCCGTTCTTGTCCTCACTGCGACCGAAATCTAGTTTCTTTACC TTTCAGAGTCATCGGAGATAGCCAAGGGGGATGATGTCACAATCTCATTTAGATGCAAAACAAATACACAATGTTTAACGAACATCGCGTGTGAGGCTTGTGTTGATTGTCGATGTGATAAAGGATTATGTAGATGCCATAGTTTTGGTGGAGAAACTACCAGTCCAACCGCTTAA
- the LOC104755645 gene encoding zinc transporter 7-like produces MASTHQIYKLMIIAILFLSYTLTSLTENTELASVPQCKSGPHASFCNNNKESTKLKIIAIFSILVASIIGVSLPLFTQRVPALGPDRDLFVVVKALASGVILATGYMHVLPDSFYDLNSPCLPRNPWKKFPFTTFIAMLSALITLMVDSYAMSWHKKRMLKSQANVVETLESGSKELESKNGIIVADRKDDAKSQLIRHQVIAQVLELGIVVHSVVIGLAMGASDNKCTIRSLIAALCFHQLFEGMGLGGCILQAQYGKKTSWTMVFFFSVTTPLGIVLGMLLQTVYSPTSPTALIVVGVLNACSAGLLNYMALVDLLGADFLGPKLQGNMKLQTMAYVAVFLGAGGMSLMAKWA; encoded by the exons atggcTTCTACTCATCAAATTTACAAGCTAATGATCATTGCAATACTATTTCTCTCCTACACATTAACCTCTCTAACTGAAAATACCGAGCTCGCAAGCGTTCCACAATGCAAATCCGGACCACACGCATCGttttgcaacaacaacaaagaatcGACGAAACTCAAAATCATAGCTATTTTCTCTATCTTAGTGGCGAGTATAATTGGTGTTTCTTTACCCTTGTTCACCCAAAGGGTTCCGGCGTTAGGACCAGACCGAGATCTTTTTGTGGTCGTCAAGGCATTGGCCTCTGGAGTGATCTTAGCGACGGGTTATATGCATGTATTACCCGACTCTTTTTACGATCTCAATTCCCCTTGCTTACCAAGAAACCCGTGGAAGAAGTTTCCGTTCACTACCTTTATCGCTATGCTATCGGCTTTGATAACGTTGATGGTGGATTCTTATGCTATGAGTTGGCATAAGAAGAGAATGCTTAAATCGCAAGCAAATGTCGTTGAAACCCTAGAGAGTGGATCAAAGGAATTGGAGAGTAAAAACGGGATTATAGTTGCCGACCGGAAAGACGACGCAAAATCTCAGCTTATTAGGCATCAAGTCATTGCTCAG GTTTTGGAGCTAGGAATTGTAGTGCACTCCGTTGTAATCGGCCTTGCAATGGGAGCTTCTGATAACAAATGTACCATACGTTCTCTCATCGCGGCTCTTTGTTTTCATCAGTTATTTGAAGGCATGGGGCTTGGCGGTTGCATTCTTCAG gCGCAATATGGGAAGAAAACAAGCTGGACAATGGTGTTTTTTTTCTCGGTCACGACACCACTAGGGATCGTCCTTGGAATGTTGTTACAAACTGTGTACAGCCCCACGAGTCCAACGGCATTGATTGTAGTTGGTGTCTTAAACGCATGTTCGGCCGGTTTATTGAACTACATGGCACTTGTTGATCTATTGGGTGCTGATTTTTTGGGACCAAAGTTGCAAGGAAATATGAAGCTTCAGACAATGGCTTATGTTGCTGTTTTTCTAGGTGCCGGAGGAATGTCTTTAATGGCCAAATGGGCTtag
- the LOC104755646 gene encoding protein ABHD17C isoform X2 has product MSISWDTITQDMGNLLVSEQETYADIEAAYNWLRNTYGTKDECIILYGQSVGSGPSLELASRLPCLRALVLHSPFLSGLRVMYPFKHSFSFDIYKNIDKIHLVECPVLVIHGTNDDVVNISHGKQLWELCKEKYEPLWLKGGGHCDLEMSPHYLPHLRKFISAIEKLPISNFRRQSLADDHKKEKSTKSSSWIGSRHSTECVTARDRSRKYISNDHRYGKRNSVDSSDRARNSFDRLGEIVRSVRLCNVDCVKNAVAEV; this is encoded by the exons ATGTCAATATCATGGG ATACGATTACTCAGGATATGGGCAATCTTCTGGTAAG CGAACAAGAGACGTACGCAGACATAGAAGCAGCTTATAATTGGCTAAGAAACACTTATGGTACAAAAGATGAATGTATCATTTTGTACGGACAATCCGTCGGAAGTGGACCGTCCCTTGAGCTTGCTTCTCGTCTTCCATGTCTCCGAGCACTTGTTCTTCATAGTCCTTTTTTGTCCGGTTTACGCGTCATGTACCCTTTCAAGCATTCCTTCTCGTTCGACATTTACAAG AATATTGACAAAATTCATCTCGTGGAGTGTCCTGTTCTTGTGATTCAT GGAACGAATGACGATGTGGTGAATATTTCACATGGAAAACAGTTATGGGAACTATGCAAAGAAAAATACGAACCCTTATGGCTTAAAGGAGGAGGCCACTGTGATCTTGAGATGTCCCCTCACTACTTACCTCACTTGAGAAAGTTCATTTCAGCCATTGAGAAGCTTCCAATTTCAAACTTTCGGCGCCAATCACTGGCTGATGACCACAAGAAAGAGAAATCAACAAAGAGTAGTAGTTGGATTGGATCTAGGCATAGCACAGAATGTGTTACTGCTAGAGACAGATCAAGAAAGTACATTAGTAACGATCATCGGTATGGGAAGAGAAACAGTGTGGATAGCTCCGATCGGGCTAGGAATAGCTTCGACAG GTTGGGTGAAATTGTGAGATCAGTTCGGTTGTGTAATGTTGATTGTGTGAAGAATGCAGTTGCTGAGGTTTAA
- the LOC104755646 gene encoding protein ABHD17B isoform X1 → MGAATSTMAARFAFFPPTPPSYTVVTEESTGKMRISTNMQYHHLRDEDIEVAKIRTRRGNEIVAMYVKNPTAKLTVLFSHGNAADLGHVFYIFAELIQLNVNIMGYDYSGYGQSSGKPSEQETYADIEAAYNWLRNTYGTKDECIILYGQSVGSGPSLELASRLPCLRALVLHSPFLSGLRVMYPFKHSFSFDIYKNIDKIHLVECPVLVIHGTNDDVVNISHGKQLWELCKEKYEPLWLKGGGHCDLEMSPHYLPHLRKFISAIEKLPISNFRRQSLADDHKKEKSTKSSSWIGSRHSTECVTARDRSRKYISNDHRYGKRNSVDSSDRARNSFDRLGEIVRSVRLCNVDCVKNAVAEV, encoded by the exons ATGGGAGCTGCGACGTCGACGATGGCTGCGAGGTTTGCTTTCTTCCCACCAACTCCTCCGTCGTACACGGTGGTGACAGAGGAGTCTACGGGGAAGATGAGGATATCGACGAACATGCAGTATCATCACCTCAGAGATGAGGATATCGAAGTTGCGAAGATACGGACAAGAAGAGGGAATGAGATCGTGGCGATGTATGTGAAGAATCCAACCGCTAAACTCACCGTTTTGTTTTCTCACGGCAACGCCGCCGATCTTGGTCACGTTTTCTACATCTTCGCCGAGCTAATTCAACTCAATGTCAATATCATGGG ATACGATTACTCAGGATATGGGCAATCTTCTGGTAAG CCAAGCGAACAAGAGACGTACGCAGACATAGAAGCAGCTTATAATTGGCTAAGAAACACTTATGGTACAAAAGATGAATGTATCATTTTGTACGGACAATCCGTCGGAAGTGGACCGTCCCTTGAGCTTGCTTCTCGTCTTCCATGTCTCCGAGCACTTGTTCTTCATAGTCCTTTTTTGTCCGGTTTACGCGTCATGTACCCTTTCAAGCATTCCTTCTCGTTCGACATTTACAAG AATATTGACAAAATTCATCTCGTGGAGTGTCCTGTTCTTGTGATTCAT GGAACGAATGACGATGTGGTGAATATTTCACATGGAAAACAGTTATGGGAACTATGCAAAGAAAAATACGAACCCTTATGGCTTAAAGGAGGAGGCCACTGTGATCTTGAGATGTCCCCTCACTACTTACCTCACTTGAGAAAGTTCATTTCAGCCATTGAGAAGCTTCCAATTTCAAACTTTCGGCGCCAATCACTGGCTGATGACCACAAGAAAGAGAAATCAACAAAGAGTAGTAGTTGGATTGGATCTAGGCATAGCACAGAATGTGTTACTGCTAGAGACAGATCAAGAAAGTACATTAGTAACGATCATCGGTATGGGAAGAGAAACAGTGTGGATAGCTCCGATCGGGCTAGGAATAGCTTCGACAG GTTGGGTGAAATTGTGAGATCAGTTCGGTTGTGTAATGTTGATTGTGTGAAGAATGCAGTTGCTGAGGTTTAA
- the LOC104755648 gene encoding root meristem growth factor 2: MANITSSFLCLLILLLFCLSFSYSLHGHKDEVSRVDDVSNAKVMKHLDDDGDAMKKVQIGGRSGEEFSKETTKMMMKKPTKKETTVEEEDDLVAYTADYWKPRHHPPKNN, encoded by the exons ATGGCCAATATCACTTCGAGCTTTCTGTGTTTGttgattcttcttttgttttgcctCTCCTTTAGCTATTCTCTTCATg GACACAAGGATGAAGTGTCAAGAGTTGACGATGTTTCAAATGCAAAG GTTATGAAGCATCTTGATGATGATGGGGATGCGATGAAGAAGGTCCAAATAGGAGGAAGAAGTGGAGAAGAGTTTAGTAAGGAAAcgacaaagatgatgatgaagaagccaacaaagaaagagacaactgttgaggaagaggatgatctCGTTGCGTACACTGCTGATTACTGGAAACCAAGACACCATCCTCCCAAGAACAACTGA